Proteins encoded in a region of the Nicotiana tomentosiformis chromosome 9, ASM39032v3, whole genome shotgun sequence genome:
- the LOC104094888 gene encoding phosphoglucan, water dikinase, chloroplastic, producing the protein MDSLHFSYCYSTLNAKKKQPHNHISKKFTVLPQLSHTSVKNSILFPRKKLVFLMDCRIKGRGTGIVRAASSVEIREKQQKGKNNKNSEKVQLRVRLKHQVEFGEHIAVLGSAKELGSWKKNIMMDWTENGWISELEFPAGESLEYKFVIVGKDKNMLWENGSNRILKLPEGGSFELDCQWNVTDEPVNLLQLDPFVVEEEVEEASDNGAAITGEVAVLDAVTSPFVEQWQGRAASFVRSKDELDSEKNRKWDTSGLTGISLKLVEGDKNARNWWRKLEVVRELVVENMDSSQRLEALTYAAVYLKWINTGQIPCLEDGGHHRPNRHAEISRLIFREVEKVLSRRDATLQEILVIRKMQPCLPSFKAEFTQSVPLTRIRDIAHRNDIPHDLKQEIKHTIQNKLHRNAGPEDLVSTEAMLERITKKPGQYSEAFVEQFKIFHNELKDFFNAGSLDEQLESIRESLDESRSSMLSSFLESKKGLAILDEKHNVSESERTGSLVRTINSLNALREVIVKGLESGLRNDAPDAAIAMRQKWRLCEIGLEEYAFVLLSRFVNAVEALGGADSLAENVAQKNVSSWNDPIGALNVGIQQLGLSGWKPEECKAVGNELLSWKERGLSETEGSEDGKTIWALRLKATLDRSRRLTEEYSETLLQIFPEKVQILGKSLAIPENSVRTFTEAEIRAGVVFQVSKLATLLLKATRRTIGSSGWDVLVPGDAFGQLIQVDRIIPGTLPSSATGPVILVVNKADGDEEVTAAGSNISGVVLLQELPHLSHLGVRARQEKVVFVTCDDDDKVYDIRELIGNYVRLEASSTGVKLTSSSSEKGTGVSQNKHVSVAASSTSAASSDRSASSIAVKSSHSKKVVPTGGIIPLADAEIQSSGAKAASCAQLALLASSSAKVYSDQGVPASFKVPAGAIIPFGSMEMALETNKLMETFKLLVEQIETAQMDGGELDKHCDDLQKLISSLLPGQDVIESLGKLFPGNARLIVRSSANVEDLAGMSAAGLYDSIPNVSPSDPIRFGHAVARVWASLYTRRAVLSRRAAGVLQKDATMAVLVQEMLSPDLSFVLHTLSPTDNNHNLVEAEIAPGLGETLASGTRGTPWRLSSGKFDDTVRTLAFANFSEEMVVGGNSPADGEVIHLTVDYSKKPLTIDPIFRRQLGQRLGAVGFYLERKFGSPQDVEGCLVGNEIFIVQSRPQPQ; encoded by the exons ATGGATTCTTTGCATTTCTCATACTGTTATTCTACTCTAAATGCAAAAAAGAAACAACCCCACAACCATATTTCAAAGAAATTCACTGTTCTTCCCCAGCTGAGTCACACAAGTGTTAAAAATTCAATCTTGTTTCCCAGAAAAAAGTTGGTTTTTCTCATGGATTGTAGGATTAAAGGAAGGGGTACTGGAATTGTACGTGCAGCGTCTTCTGTTGAAATCAG GGAAAAGCAGCAGAAAGGAAAGAACAACAAGAATAGTGAGAAGGTACAGCTGCGTGTTCGGCTTAAACACCAAGTTGAATTTGGGGAGCACATTGCAGTTTTGGGATCGGCCAAAGAATTAGGGTCCtggaagaagaatataatgatgGACTGGACAGAAAATGGATGGATTTCGGAATTGGAATTTCCAGCTGGTGAGAGTCTTGAGTATAAGTTTGTAATTGTCGGTAAGGACAAGAATATGTTATGGGAAAACGGCAGTAACCGGATCTTGAAGCTTCCAGAAGGAGGAAGTTTTGAATTGGACTGTCAATGGAATGTGACAGATGAGCCTGTGAATTTGTTGCAATTGGATCCATTTGTAGTAGAGGAGGAAGTAGAAGAGGCAAGTGATAATGGAGCTGCAATTACTGGCGAGGTTGCTGTTCTGGACGCAGTAACAAGTCCGTTTGTGGAGCAGTGGCAAGGGAGGGCTGCATCTTTTGTACGTTCAAAGGACGAGCTGGATTCTGAAAAGAACAGGAAGTGGGACACATCAGGTCTCACTGGTATTTCTCTAAAGCTCGTCGAAGGTGATAAAAATGCTCGGAATTGGTGGCGGAAG CTTGAGGTTGTCCGCGAACTAGTTGTTGAAAACATGGATAGTTCACAGCGCTTGGAGGCTCTCACATATGCAGCTGTCTATCTAAAG TGGATAAACACAGGGCAAATCCCTTGCCTTGAAGATGGGGGTCACCATCGGCCAAATAGGCATGCAGAGATTTCCAGGCTTATTTTTCGTGAAGTAGAAAAAGTCTTGAGTAGGCGAGACGCTACACTTCAG GAAATACTTGTAATCCGCAAGATGCAACCGTGCCTGCCTTCTTTTAAAGCAGAATTCACTCAATCTGTTCCGTTAACAAGAATCAGGGACATCGCTCATAGGAATGATATACCCCATGACCTTAAG CAAGAAATCAAACATACTATACAAAACAAGCTCCACAGAAATGCTGGCCCTGAAGATCTGGTGTCCACAGAAGCAATGCTCGAAAGAATTACCAAGAAACCTGGACAATATAGTGAGGCATTTGTAGAACAATTCAAGATTTTCCACAATGAACTAAAAGATTTCTTCAATGCTGGGAG TCTTGATGAACAACTGGAATCTATAAGGGAATCTCTTGATGAAAGTAGATCGTCAATGCTTTCATCATTCTTGGAGTCCAAAAAG GGATTGGCTATATTGGATGAAAAACATAATGTTTCAGAGTCTGAAAGGACGGGATCTCTAGTCAGGACAATAAACTCTCTGAATGCTCTTCGTGAAGTAATTGTCAAGGGTCTTGAAAGTGGCCTTCGAAATGATGCTCCGGATGCTGCAATAGCTATGCGCCAAAAG TGGCGTCTCTGCGAGATTGGGCTCGAAGAGTATGCATTTGTTCTTTTGAGCAG GTTTGTCAATGCAGTCGAAGCTCTTGGTGGAGCTGATTCCCTTGCAGAGAATGTAGCGCAGAAAAATGTTAGCTCTTGGAATGATCCAATTGGAGCACTTAATGTTGGAATCCAACAGCTAGGTCTATCTGGTTGGAAGCCCGAGGAATGCAAAGCTGTTGGAAACGAGCTCTTGTCATGGAAAGAGAGGGGCCTTTCAGAAACCGAAG GCAGTGAAGATGGTAAGACTATATGGGCATTGAGACTAAAAGCTACTCTTGATAGAAGCCGGAGGTTAACTGAGGAGTATTCTGAGACACTTCTCCAAATATTCCCTGAAAAAGTCCAG ATTTTAGGGAAATCTTTGGCGATTCCTGAAAATAGCGTGAGAACATTCACTGAAGCTGAAATTCGAGCAGG TGTGGTTTTTCAGGTTTCAAAGCTTGCTACACTACTTTTGAAGGCTACTAGAAGGACAATTGGGTCTTCGGGGTGGGATGTTCTCGTTCCAGGGGATGCTTTTGGACAGCTAATACAG GTGGATAGAATCATCCCAGGGACTTTACCATCATCGGCAACAGGACCTGTTATTCTTGTAGTGAACAAAGCTGATGGCGATGAAGAG GTGACAGCAGCAGGAAGTAACATATCCGGGGTTGTACTTCTACAGGAGCTGCCTCATTTATCTCATCTAGGTGTAAGGGCGCGGCAG GAAAAGGTGGTTTTTGTGACCTGCGACGATGATGACAAAGTTTATGATATAAGAGAActaattggaaactatgtgag GTTAGAGGCATCATCAACTGGTGTAAAGTTAACTTCCTCTTCATCAGAGAAAGGCACCGGTGTTTCCCAAAATAAACATGTCTCAGTTGCTGCTTCATCTACAAGTGCAGCCTCATCGGACCGTAGTGCTTCCTCAATTGCTGTCAAATCTTCTCATTCTAAAAAG GTGGTACCTACTGGAGGTATTATTCCTCTTGCTGATGCAGAAATACAGAGTAGTGGTGCAAAAGCGGCTTCTTGTGCTCAATTAGCTTTACTGGCATCTTCTTCTGCTAAAG TTTATAGTGACCAAGGAGTGCCAGCTTCATTTAAAGTTCCTGCTGGAGCAATTATTCCTTTTGGTTCTATGGAAATGGCATTGGAAACGAACAAGTTAATGGAGACCTTCAAATTGCTTGTCGAACAGATAGAAACAGCTCAAATGGATGGTGGTGAACTTGATAAACACTGTGATGATCTCCAGAAGTTAATTTCTTCTCTACTGCCTGGACAAGATGTCATTGAAAGCTTGGGAAAATTATTCCCGGGTAATGCACGTTTAATAGTGCGTTCAAGTGCTAATGTTGAGGATTTGGCGGGGATGTCAGCAGCTGGACTTTACGATTCGATTCCTAATGTTAGCCCTTCAGATCCAATAAGGTTTGGACATGCTGTAGCCCGCGTTTGGGCCTCATTGTATACTAGAAGAGCAGTACTGAGCCGTAGAGCTGCTGGTGTGCTTCAGAAAGATGCTACCATGGCCGTGCTAGTGCAAGAAATGCTTTCACCGGATTTATCATTTGTCCTCCACACTCTTAGCCCAACGGACAACAATCATAACTTAGTTGAGGCTGAGATTGCACCTGGACTCGGTGAAACACTCGCTTCAGGAACGAGGGGTACACCATGGCGTCTGTCTAGTGGTAAATTTGATGACACAGTCCGCACATTGGCATTCGCCAACTTTAGCGAGGAGATGGTTGTAGGTGGAAATTCTCCTGCTGACGGAGAAGTTATTCATTTGACCGTGGATTATAGCAAGAAACCTTTAACAATCGACCCCATTTTCAGGCGTCAACTTGGTCAGAGGCTTGGCGCTGTTGGTTTCTACCTAGAACGTAAATTTGGTTCTCCTCAAGACGTTGAAGGATGTTTGGTTGGTAACGAGATTTTCATCGTGCAATCACGGCCCCAACCCCAGTGA